The Psychrobacter sp. P11G3 genomic interval GGTAATAGCGGCAAGCAGTACTTATTTGAAGAAACGTCATTAACGCCTATTGAGCAATTGAACATCCGTCAATTGAGCCATGCTGATACGACGCAACTGTACGCACTGGCACAAAACGACATTGAATCATGGCAACAAAGCGCGCAGCTAGCCGGTATGAATATAGTAGCGTTACTGCCAGATTTTTTGTTGTTGCCACCGCCAGAAGAGGGCGCAGGTCAACAAGTGACCCTTTATCAAGATTCGCAGACTATGCTATTGCGACAGTCATTGCGTCAGGGTATGGCCGTTAGCTATTTACCGCTAATGTTTGAGCGTTTCCCGCATTTGAGTGAGGTAATGGTACTGCCGTCTATTGAGGCACTTGTTGACGCATCGCTTGACTCACTAGGTTCATCATCATCCACGGATTTAGTGGCGCAAACTAAAGCGCTGATCGCTGATCATCAGCTATTGCTGAGGACCCTGTCTACAGTACCTAAGCCAATTGACAGTCCCGAACGTCACGCGCTTAATTTCTTTATGAAATCTACTGACTCACAATTATCACCATATTTGCGAGTGGCAATGATGGTTGCGCTATCAGCGTTAGTGCTGCAAATGGCAACCGATGGTGTGCAGTGGTATAAGTATAATGAAGCGACCGCAGCAACCAAGACTGCAATTGCGGCACAATATCAGTCTTGGTTTGCTGATGAGCCACTGAGTACGCGCACCAAACTGCAAGTACAGCTGCAACCAAAACTGCGTAGCGATAGCCAAGCGCCTGCATCGCATATGGCCGCACTGTCACGCATATCACCATTAATTAAACAGTCCTCATTGCATGCACAGTCGCTAGTAATGCAGCCATCAGCGCTCAGCTTTACCTTGATTGCCCCAGATCGTAGTAGTCTTGATAAATTCACAAGCACACTGGTGGCGCAAGGCTTGAATGCCAAACTTGCGCAAGTGAATAGTAATGAGCAAGGTCAGTTTAGTGGTCAAGTCACTGTTAATGTGATAGAAAATAATATTGCAGAAAACAGCGACATGGCAAGCAATGCGGCAGCGTCGTAACTCATCAAGGTATTGGTAATAAAGGTCAAAACATGAAACGATTACAACGCCGTACCAAACGTAATGCAGCTGTTTCTGCAACCAGTACTAAGGCTCATGTATTGTCAGAGCGTATGAATAATTATCAGAATGTACTAACGACGCGCTGGCAAGCATTACCTCCCCGTGATCAACTCGCATTAGCTATATTGTCTATATTTTTACTGTTGTTTATAGGCGGCTATGGTGGCTATAGCGTTCATCAAGCAGCAAGCGATAGTAAAGACGACTATCAGGAGCAAGTGGCGGATTATTTTTGGTTGCGTGCTCAAGCAGGTAATATTGATAGTAGTGCATTGAATTCTGGGAATAACGCTACTGGAGAGGTTGATATGCCGCCTGCTAGTCGTATCAATGCGCTGCTCAATAACTCAGGTATAGCAGATGCTCAGGTGGTTTCGACTGGCGATGCAGTGCAATTGAGCTTTACGCATCCTAGTCAAGCGGTCGTCAGCACTGCACTGGGTAAGCTTGAACAGCAAGGCTGGCAATTTACACAGTTATCTATGCAGCAAGACCTGACCAATAAATCTATTCAGGTACAAGCAACGGTCACTTCTTAAAATGCATCATTTTGTGATAAATATTTTAGATGCTTATGTCAGAAATTTTAGATACTTATATCACTGTATGCTTAGTACTCGACACTCGATATTAGACAGCAGAATACAGCTTTATCGTTGGTATCATTGAAAAGCCATTTATCCGGCTCCATTAAATAGTTAATCATATGACTATCGAACAAAAATATTACTAGTAAGGAAAACCTCACATAATGCGGGACAGTATGAGCAACGATAAGCGCCGTTCGTTAATTACTTATAATCACATCACTTATTTCTTCTATGTGATCAGCTACTTTACTGCGGGTTTACTGTGGATTGTGCCGATTGTCATGAATTATGCCAAGCGCCATGATGCTAATGGTTCATGGTTAGCCACGCATTTCGATTGGCAAATTAAGACTTTTTGGTACAGTATCGTTTGGTTCGTCATTGGCATCATTTTGATTACCTTTGCGCTAGGCGGCTTTGGCGTTAGCGTATTGGCGGATAGTGGCAATATCGCTATTGGCTCTATATTACTGGCTGGGCTTGGTTTACTGATTATGACCTTTACCTTCATCTGGCATTTATATCGCATTATACGTGGTTGGATTGCGTTGACTGATGGGCGTCCAGTACCGTAGATTTTTAAAAGTACCTTTGTGCTATGTCTTTAGCTTAGAAAACGACAATTCACTGTTATGTAGCAGAGACTCATCAGTATTGGTTACTGCTTAAATGTAGAAATTTAGCGACTGAAACTTTGCTCTTATTTCTGTTAAGCTGATATAATCGCTGCGCCCGATTTCATTCGTATTTTTTATTCACTATTTCTTCCAAGCAGGGTCTGCCATCACTATGTCTTATGCCTTACTTCGTCCTTTTTTGTTTAATATGGATCCCGAACACGCCCATGAGATGACACTATCTTTATTGGATAAAGCGCATAAAGCGCGTGTTTTAGGCTTGGCGTATGGTCAGTCAATGCAACCAACAGACTGTATGGGTTTGCAGTTCTCTAACCCAGTTGGTCTGGCAGCAGGCTTGGATAAAAACGGTGATTATATTGACGCGCTGGCTGAGTTAGGATTTGGGTTTATAGAAGTAGGAACCGTCACGCCAAGACCACAGGTAGGCAACGATAAGCCAAGGCTGTTTAGAATCAAGCAAGCAGACGCGATTATTAATCGCATGGGCTTTAACAATGAAGGCGTTGATTATCTAATCGACAATGTCAAACGCTGTAAATATAAAGGCAATATCGGTATCAATATTGGTAAAAATGCCGATACGCCGGTAGAGCAAGCCGCCGATGATTATGTGTATTGCTTAGAGCGTGTGTATCCGCACGCCTCATACATCACGGTCAACATCTCATCGCCAAATACCAAAAACTTACGTGATTTGCAAAGTGGTGAAGCGCTGACTCAGCTGATGGATACGATTAAAAACCGTCACAGTCAGTTAGCTACTGAATATGGTTTTTATGTCCCATTAGTGCTTAAGGTTGCTCCGGATTTAGAGCCATTACAAGTTGATTATATCTCGCAGCAATTAATAGACTTTGAAATTGATGGTTTGATTGCCACCAATACAACACTAAGCCGTGTAGGTGTCGAAGACTTGCGTGATGGCGACCAAATGGGTGGTCTATCAGGCCGTCCTGTGAGTCATATTAGTACCCAGATTTTGCAACAATTCTCTGATCAGTTAGATGGTAAAGTCGCTTTGATAGGCGTAGGCGGTATCGATAGTGGTGCCAAAGCCGTCAAAAAAATCGAAGCAGGCGCAGACATGGTACAGCTCTACACAGGGCTTATTTATCGTGGGCCTGGACTGGTGCAGTCTTGCATTCAGGCAATCGGTGGCTATTACGATGCCATGGAAAGCTAATCCAATAAATAAGGTAATAAGGCGTAAAGCATGAGTGGTTTAGATATTGTGATTGCTATCGTTGTCTTGATTGGCTTATGGCGCGGCTTTCAAGTAGGACTGATTAAAACAGCAATAGGCTTGGTAGGTTGGTTTATCGCTCTTATCGCTGCTACTAGGCTGGCAGGAGTAGTGTCGCCCCAATTAACGGGTATCGTCCAAAACCCTGTGTTACAGATGGCCATGGCCTTTCTATTGGTAGTGATTGCCATATTAGCAATCATGCATCTGATGGCTTTCGTGTTCTCAGGCGTGCTCAAAACCTTACGTTTGGGCGTCTTGGACAAAATGGCGGGCGGCGTACTGGGTGCTGCCAAAAACGTATTGATGGTCTTGGTTGTACTGAGCGTCAGTGCGCCATTGCTAGTACAGATGCCGCAGTGGCAAACCTCAGTACTAGCGCCTGAGCTGATGCCGTATGCACCGATGGGCAAGGCTCTAGTATCGGACGTATTGGGTATGGCTTGGGATCAGGTCAATCAGTCGTAATTGTTGAATTGCTTATTATTTTATCCAACTGTCTATTATTTTACTTCTTTTTATACTTCTAAATGTTTACACGTGTCACTGATAATCAAACATAGATTATCGAAAAATCTCGTTAAGTTTCTTACAATATCATCAGGTTAGCGGCGTGCGACAGTGAATGATTTTAGCAATATACTGTCGTTAAGTTTGCCGTTATTGTCGTACTAATGTATGAGTCAAAATAGGATATAGCTATTATGTGTGGAGTCATTGGAGTTGCAGCTCACGAACCAGTCAATCAGATTCTTTATGACGGTTTGACGATGCTACAGCATCGCGGGCAAGATGCAGCAGGTATTGTCACTTTGCAAGATGGGCGACTCTATCTACGTAAAGAAAATGGCATGGTACGTGACGTATTTATGAATCGTCATATGATGAAACTGGTTGGTAAGTTCGGTATCGGTCACGTTCGTTACCCGACAGCTGGTACTTCTAGCAGCGCTGAAGCTCAGCCATTTTATGTCAACTCGCCTTATGGTATTACCCTTGCGCATAATGGTAACTTGACCAATGCTGAGAGTTTGGCCAAATCTTTGTATATCGAAGATCGCCGCCATCTTAATACTGACTCAGATTCTGAAGTACTGTTAAACGTACTGGCACATGAGATGCAGAATCTAGGCAAAACGCATCCAACGGCTGATGATATCTTTGAAGCAGTAAAAGCCGTTTATAAACGCTGTGAAGGCGCTTATGGCGTTGTCGCTTTGATTACTGGTCATGGCTTACTTGCATTCCGTGATCCAAATGGTATCCGTCCACTTATCTTTGGTAAGCGTATGGCACCGAATGGCGGCACTGAGTATATGGTTGCTTCTGAATCAGTTGCATTGACAGGTTCTGGCTTTACTATCGTTCGTGATGTAAAACCAGGCGAAGCAATCTTTATTGATTTGAACCATAAGCTACATACGCATCAATGCGTAGAGCAAAAAGAATACACGCCTTGTATCTTTGAATATGTGTATTTTGCTCGTCCAGATTCTATTATGGACAATATCTCGGTGTACAAATCACGCCTACGTATGGGTGAAAAATTGGCTGACAAAATCCTTGCAGAGTGGGGTGATGATCATGATATCGACGTAGTTATTCCAATTCCAGACACGTCGCGTACTTCAGCGATGGAGCTGGCGCTAAAAATGAACGTCAAGTACCGTGAAGGGTTTATGAAAAACCGCTACATCGGTCGTACGTTTATTATGCCAGGTCAGCAGCAGCGTAAAAAATCAGTTCGCCAAAAGCTGAGCGCTGTGCCGCTAGAGTTCAAAGGCAAAAACGTGCTGTTGGTTGATGATTCTATCGTTCGTGGAACGACTTGTCATGAAATCATTCAAATGGCACGAGATGCTGGTGCTAACAAGGTATCTTTTGCCAGTGCTGCGCCACCAGTGAAATTTCCAAACGTATATGGCATTGATATGCCTGTACGTAGCGAGCTTATTGCTTCAGGCAATAGCGTTGAAGAAGTACGTGATATCATCGGCGCTGATCGTTTGATTTTCCAAGATTTGGATGATTTGATCGACGCAGTAAAAGATACCAAACACAGCCGAGTGGAAGGTTTTGATTGTGCGGTATTTAACGGCTGTTACATCACTGGTCAGATCAATGAAGCGTATCTTGATCACCTGCAAGAGCAGCGTAATGATACTGCCAAGACTGGTAAAAAAGGCGTACAAATAGTGGCTGATACCCCAGTTGATATGATGGGTGTGGAAGAGCTTTAAGCTAAACTAAAGTCATTGTTTTTAGCTAAAAAAAGCTAGATTCTAAATAGAATCTAGCTTTTTTATGTTTGAAATTTAGCTAAGAGTACTAACAATCGCATAAATGAAAGAAGTGATTTTAACCTAAGAAACTGTTAAATAACCAAAAGAGACCATTGATTGCTGCAATACCGACAACCATACTGACCAAAAGCTGACGGCTGATATGATAGATAAACAATACCAAAATAAGTGCGCCGATTTGTGCCATTAATAGATGTAATTCGGTATCGCTTAAAGTAACAGTTGTCGATACGTCTTGGTAGGAAAGGCTAGTCAAAATTAACAGTACCATCACTGATAATGGCAAGCTCTCATTTAATCGGTGTAGCCAAGGTGTGTCTAGTAGCTTTCTAGGTATCAGTGCGGGTAGCGCAC includes:
- the gspM gene encoding type II secretion system protein GspM, whose amino-acid sequence is MKRLQRRTKRNAAVSATSTKAHVLSERMNNYQNVLTTRWQALPPRDQLALAILSIFLLLFIGGYGGYSVHQAASDSKDDYQEQVADYFWLRAQAGNIDSSALNSGNNATGEVDMPPASRINALLNNSGIADAQVVSTGDAVQLSFTHPSQAVVSTALGKLEQQGWQFTQLSMQQDLTNKSIQVQATVTS
- a CDS encoding CvpA family protein; protein product: MSGLDIVIAIVVLIGLWRGFQVGLIKTAIGLVGWFIALIAATRLAGVVSPQLTGIVQNPVLQMAMAFLLVVIAILAIMHLMAFVFSGVLKTLRLGVLDKMAGGVLGAAKNVLMVLVVLSVSAPLLVQMPQWQTSVLAPELMPYAPMGKALVSDVLGMAWDQVNQS
- a CDS encoding AzlD domain-containing protein, whose amino-acid sequence is MTSSYLIFATLAMAAVTFITRALPALIPRKLLDTPWLHRLNESLPLSVMVLLILTSLSYQDVSTTVTLSDTELHLLMAQIGALILVLFIYHISRQLLVSMVVGIAAINGLFWLFNSFLG
- a CDS encoding quinone-dependent dihydroorotate dehydrogenase yields the protein MSYALLRPFLFNMDPEHAHEMTLSLLDKAHKARVLGLAYGQSMQPTDCMGLQFSNPVGLAAGLDKNGDYIDALAELGFGFIEVGTVTPRPQVGNDKPRLFRIKQADAIINRMGFNNEGVDYLIDNVKRCKYKGNIGINIGKNADTPVEQAADDYVYCLERVYPHASYITVNISSPNTKNLRDLQSGEALTQLMDTIKNRHSQLATEYGFYVPLVLKVAPDLEPLQVDYISQQLIDFEIDGLIATNTTLSRVGVEDLRDGDQMGGLSGRPVSHISTQILQQFSDQLDGKVALIGVGGIDSGAKAVKKIEAGADMVQLYTGLIYRGPGLVQSCIQAIGGYYDAMES
- a CDS encoding DUF4870 family protein, which produces MSNDKRRSLITYNHITYFFYVISYFTAGLLWIVPIVMNYAKRHDANGSWLATHFDWQIKTFWYSIVWFVIGIILITFALGGFGVSVLADSGNIAIGSILLAGLGLLIMTFTFIWHLYRIIRGWIALTDGRPVP
- the purF gene encoding amidophosphoribosyltransferase; the encoded protein is MCGVIGVAAHEPVNQILYDGLTMLQHRGQDAAGIVTLQDGRLYLRKENGMVRDVFMNRHMMKLVGKFGIGHVRYPTAGTSSSAEAQPFYVNSPYGITLAHNGNLTNAESLAKSLYIEDRRHLNTDSDSEVLLNVLAHEMQNLGKTHPTADDIFEAVKAVYKRCEGAYGVVALITGHGLLAFRDPNGIRPLIFGKRMAPNGGTEYMVASESVALTGSGFTIVRDVKPGEAIFIDLNHKLHTHQCVEQKEYTPCIFEYVYFARPDSIMDNISVYKSRLRMGEKLADKILAEWGDDHDIDVVIPIPDTSRTSAMELALKMNVKYREGFMKNRYIGRTFIMPGQQQRKKSVRQKLSAVPLEFKGKNVLLVDDSIVRGTTCHEIIQMARDAGANKVSFASAAPPVKFPNVYGIDMPVRSELIASGNSVEEVRDIIGADRLIFQDLDDLIDAVKDTKHSRVEGFDCAVFNGCYITGQINEAYLDHLQEQRNDTAKTGKKGVQIVADTPVDMMGVEEL
- the gspL gene encoding type II secretion system protein GspL — translated: MLHVWLRAQHSPLAVWHEDVQQWQMVDGWQQLQTIYGNYKSNSQKTLCLYFPSSHALQVDTALNAAQLKQLGNSGKQYLFEETSLTPIEQLNIRQLSHADTTQLYALAQNDIESWQQSAQLAGMNIVALLPDFLLLPPPEEGAGQQVTLYQDSQTMLLRQSLRQGMAVSYLPLMFERFPHLSEVMVLPSIEALVDASLDSLGSSSSTDLVAQTKALIADHQLLLRTLSTVPKPIDSPERHALNFFMKSTDSQLSPYLRVAMMVALSALVLQMATDGVQWYKYNEATAATKTAIAAQYQSWFADEPLSTRTKLQVQLQPKLRSDSQAPASHMAALSRISPLIKQSSLHAQSLVMQPSALSFTLIAPDRSSLDKFTSTLVAQGLNAKLAQVNSNEQGQFSGQVTVNVIENNIAENSDMASNAAAS